In a genomic window of Pedobacter sp. KBS0701:
- a CDS encoding ion channel, translating into MSFFKRKVQFNDDFGFGSNPVTKNQRMLNPDGSANIERTGLPWFKFDDTYTRLVTMSWTRFFFVILLAYLVVNTIFAVLYNVVGIENLDGAKGVTRRDQFFDAFFFSAQTISTVGYGHISPQGFITSVLAAFESMLGLLAFALATGLLYGRFSRPTSKVSFSKKMVIAPYEKGHGLMCRLVNLRRNQLIEVEVQMVMSYNETVDGKHVRKFYPLALERDKIGILSLNWTLVHPITEDSPFYEKSLTELQQAEVEVFVILKAFDDTFSQTIHTRTSYQDEEIEMDARFEKMYYHNEEGKMVMDYSKLDKITRTV; encoded by the coding sequence ATGTCTTTCTTTAAAAGAAAAGTACAGTTTAATGATGATTTCGGTTTCGGATCCAATCCGGTAACCAAAAATCAGCGCATGCTTAACCCTGATGGTTCGGCAAATATCGAGCGTACCGGCCTGCCCTGGTTCAAATTTGATGATACCTATACCCGTTTGGTAACCATGAGCTGGACACGGTTTTTCTTTGTGATTCTTCTTGCCTACCTCGTGGTAAATACCATTTTTGCAGTTTTATATAACGTTGTTGGGATAGAAAATTTAGATGGGGCCAAGGGTGTAACCCGGCGCGATCAGTTTTTTGATGCCTTTTTCTTTTCTGCGCAAACCATTTCTACCGTGGGTTATGGCCACATTTCACCACAGGGCTTTATTACCAGTGTGCTTGCCGCTTTTGAGAGCATGCTGGGTTTACTGGCATTTGCATTGGCTACCGGCTTATTGTATGGCCGTTTCAGCAGGCCTACTTCTAAAGTGAGTTTTAGCAAAAAAATGGTGATTGCACCTTACGAAAAAGGTCATGGCTTGATGTGCCGTTTGGTTAATTTACGCCGCAATCAGCTTATCGAAGTGGAAGTGCAAATGGTGATGTCGTACAATGAAACCGTTGATGGCAAACATGTTAGAAAGTTCTACCCTTTGGCTTTGGAGCGCGATAAAATCGGCATCCTCTCTTTAAACTGGACGCTGGTACACCCCATTACAGAAGATAGCCCATTTTATGAAAAATCGCTAACGGAATTGCAACAGGCAGAAGTAGAAGTTTTTGTAATTCTTAAAGCTTTTGACGATACCTTTTCGCAGACGATCCATACCAGAACAAGTTATCAGGATGAGGAAATAGAAATGGATGCCCGGTTTGAGAAAATGTATTACCATAACGAAGAGGGCAAAATGGTGATGGATTATAGTAAACTGGATAAGATTACGCGGACGGTGTAA
- the trpD gene encoding anthranilate phosphoribosyltransferase, with amino-acid sequence MKKILNHLFENKSFSREEAKNILISISEGAFNSSQIAAFITAYAMRNITVQELQGFRDAMLDMCVKVNLSGYELIDLCGTGGDGKDTFNISTLSSFVVAGAGHPVAKHGNYGVSSGCGSSNVMEHLGYTFTNDEDTLKRNLDKAGICFLHAPLFNPAMKIVAPIRKELGVKTFFNMLGPMVNPGQPKYQMVGVFSLELARLYAYLYQDTDKSYTIVHALEGYDEVSLTCDVKTFSNKGEQILTLNDMGFEKVDVNAIKGGDTVESSAKIFMDVLNGEATDVQNNVVLCNSALAIKTIKPELSFADCFYEAEESLMSKKALNSFKQLLAC; translated from the coding sequence ATGAAAAAAATATTAAACCATTTATTCGAGAACAAGAGTTTTAGCAGGGAAGAAGCAAAGAACATTTTAATCTCCATTTCGGAAGGCGCATTTAATTCTTCGCAGATTGCCGCTTTTATTACCGCTTATGCCATGCGTAATATTACCGTGCAGGAGTTGCAGGGTTTTCGCGATGCAATGCTTGATATGTGCGTTAAAGTAAACTTATCGGGTTACGAACTGATTGATCTTTGCGGTACCGGGGGCGATGGTAAAGACACTTTTAATATCTCTACCTTATCCTCATTTGTAGTGGCAGGTGCCGGTCATCCGGTAGCTAAACATGGTAATTATGGCGTTTCATCGGGCTGCGGATCTTCTAACGTAATGGAACATTTAGGTTATACGTTCACCAATGATGAGGATACTTTAAAACGTAACCTGGATAAAGCTGGGATTTGTTTTTTACATGCCCCATTGTTTAATCCGGCAATGAAAATTGTTGCTCCGATCCGCAAGGAGCTAGGCGTGAAAACATTTTTCAATATGCTGGGCCCAATGGTTAACCCCGGGCAACCAAAATACCAGATGGTAGGCGTTTTTAGTTTAGAACTGGCCCGTTTATATGCTTATTTATACCAGGATACCGATAAAAGTTATACTATTGTGCATGCATTAGAGGGCTACGACGAGGTTTCGTTAACCTGTGATGTGAAAACCTTTTCGAATAAAGGTGAGCAGATTTTAACACTTAATGATATGGGGTTTGAAAAAGTGGATGTAAATGCGATTAAAGGTGGCGACACCGTAGAGTCATCAGCCAAAATATTTATGGATGTATTAAATGGTGAAGCCACTGATGTACAGAACAATGTGGTATTATGTAATTCGGCACTAGCGATTAAAACCATAAAACCTGAGCTGTCTTTTGCTGATTGTTTTTACGAGGCAGAAGAATCGCTAATGAGCAAAAAAGCACTTAACAGTTTCAAACAACTATTGGCATGTTAA